The following coding sequences are from one Methanohalophilus halophilus window:
- a CDS encoding FprA family A-type flavoprotein has translation MDTPEEPLEIAKGVYWVGVIDWNLRDFHGYETPRGGTYNAYLIVDEKITLIDTVKASFADEMIERISRIVDPSKIDYIVANHVEMDHSSALPRILEVAQNAKIFATERGKTGLNEYYAESGCSGWNFETVKTGDELNIGKRTLMFIEAVMLHWPDSMQTYLKEDNILFSNDAFGQHIATSKRFDDQVEDVMEDAAIYFANILTPFASRILKHLETIGKLGLQIDMIAPSHGVIWRNDPQRIIDAYAKWASGKGNQKVIVIYDSMWGSTEMMAKAIAEGVRASGTDVVLFHLRKNDWSMLIKELMECRVFALGSPTMHNGMFFTMGGFLTYLKGLRPKDKKVSFFGSYGWGGGAIRQMEEALKNTKMEFVEDPLKVKFRPEKDDLEGCRQLGIKLGEIARS, from the coding sequence GTGGATACTCCAGAAGAGCCACTTGAAATTGCAAAAGGGGTTTACTGGGTTGGTGTAATCGACTGGAACCTGCGTGATTTCCACGGTTATGAAACTCCCCGCGGTGGCACATATAATGCTTACCTTATAGTAGATGAAAAGATCACCCTCATCGACACTGTTAAAGCATCTTTTGCAGACGAGATGATCGAAAGGATCAGCAGGATCGTGGATCCCTCAAAGATAGATTATATTGTGGCCAATCATGTGGAGATGGACCATTCCAGTGCCCTGCCACGGATTCTGGAAGTTGCCCAAAACGCCAAAATATTTGCCACCGAAAGGGGCAAAACCGGACTTAATGAATATTATGCCGAATCCGGGTGTAGTGGCTGGAATTTTGAGACCGTGAAAACAGGGGACGAATTAAACATCGGCAAAAGGACCCTGATGTTTATTGAAGCAGTCATGCTTCACTGGCCAGACAGCATGCAGACTTACCTCAAAGAGGATAATATCCTCTTTTCCAATGATGCATTTGGCCAGCATATTGCCACCTCAAAGAGGTTCGATGACCAGGTAGAAGATGTGATGGAAGATGCCGCCATATATTTTGCCAATATACTGACACCCTTTGCATCCCGAATACTCAAACATCTTGAAACTATCGGGAAACTAGGATTACAGATTGACATGATCGCCCCTTCTCATGGTGTTATATGGCGCAACGATCCGCAACGGATAATCGATGCCTACGCAAAATGGGCATCGGGGAAAGGGAACCAAAAGGTGATTGTGATCTATGATTCAATGTGGGGCAGCACAGAGATGATGGCAAAAGCAATTGCTGAAGGAGTGCGGGCATCAGGCACTGACGTTGTCTTGTTCCATCTGCGCAAAAATGACTGGAGCATGCTCATCAAGGAATTAATGGAATGCCGGGTCTTTGCCCTTGGGTCTCCCACAATGCACAATGGGATGTTCTTCACAATGGGTGGTTTCCTGACTTACCTGAAAGGCTTGCGCCCCAAAGACAAAAAGGTATCATTTTTCGGATCCTATGGCTGGGGCGGAGGTGCAATCAGACAGATGGAAGAGGCTCTCAAGAATACCAAAATGGAATTTGTGGAAGATCCCTTAAAAGTGAAATTCAGGCCTGAAAAAGATGATTTAGAGGGTTGCAGGCAACTGGGAATAAAACTGGGTGAAATTGCACGGTCCTGA
- a CDS encoding ferritin family protein yields the protein MQDILKDVDVELENISTVEEAVEMAIALEDQGHDFYLERANLTGNPGAKKTYEFLAEEEKHHAQYLHKFLEGKEVEIPESSIPDFRGSLNVEFTENNLEEIGIMLGALRFERKSEYFYLELEKKATEKAEQEFFSKIAKFERGHYELIDGLLDEATGFRMQT from the coding sequence TTGCAAGATATACTCAAAGATGTAGATGTAGAACTCGAGAACATTAGTACGGTTGAAGAAGCAGTGGAAATGGCAATTGCCCTGGAGGACCAGGGGCATGACTTCTATCTTGAAAGAGCAAATCTTACCGGCAATCCCGGTGCAAAGAAAACCTACGAGTTCCTGGCCGAGGAAGAAAAACACCATGCCCAGTACCTTCACAAATTCCTCGAGGGAAAAGAAGTCGAAATACCTGAATCCAGTATCCCTGATTTCCGTGGATCTTTGAACGTGGAATTCACAGAAAACAATCTGGAAGAGATTGGTATTATGCTTGGAGCACTGCGTTTTGAAAGAAAGAGTGAATATTTCTATCTTGAACTCGAGAAGAAAGCCACCGAAAAGGCAGAACAGGAATTTTTCAGCAAAATAGCCAAATTTGAGCGTGGCCACTATGAACTCATTGATGGTTTACTGGATGAAGCCACCGGTTTCAGGATGCAGACATAA
- a CDS encoding nitroreductase family protein, with the protein MEVLEAIEKRTSTRQFLSREVPADTLDKILYAGTQAPNAFNSEPWEFIIVKDEKLRARLADMRKKAPEQQKAIETASVIVVVCYDKKFGDEAVGSTYACIENMLLAATAEGLAGVTLTFHGKKIMDMFGIPDGFDVASVIPMGYPAESPEKPSRVAVRDKTHIDKF; encoded by the coding sequence ATGGAAGTTCTTGAAGCAATAGAGAAACGCACCAGCACCCGGCAGTTTCTTTCCCGCGAGGTCCCTGCCGATACACTGGACAAAATACTTTATGCAGGCACCCAGGCACCGAACGCCTTTAACAGCGAACCCTGGGAGTTTATAATTGTCAAAGATGAAAAACTAAGGGCTCGTCTTGCTGATATGAGAAAAAAAGCTCCAGAGCAGCAGAAGGCCATCGAGACCGCGTCCGTTATTGTCGTGGTCTGTTATGACAAGAAATTCGGGGATGAGGCGGTAGGCTCAACATATGCCTGCATAGAAAATATGCTGCTTGCTGCAACTGCTGAAGGACTGGCGGGAGTCACCCTTACATTCCATGGCAAAAAAATAATGGACATGTTTGGCATTCCGGATGGTTTTGATGTGGCATCCGTAATTCCCATGGGATACCCTGCAGAATCTCCTGAAAAACCTTCTCGTGTGGCAGTCAGGGATAAAACGCACATAGATAAGTTTTAA
- a CDS encoding COG1470 family protein — translation MMKNMLKTIGIVALLLLVAIPLISSAAAENVSRDLSSQTVAPGDTITVSLDVNDPDDRIIIDDMVPAGWSITDAGTGDISETDHIKWVDFGDVASTTYTYDVQVPMSASGTYNFDGNYILTGGVAEASILGESEVTVTAEGNGDAMDVSRDLSSQTVAPGDTITVSLDVNNPDDRIIVDDMVPAGWSITDAGTGDISETDHIKWVEFDGSVASTTYTYDVQVPMSASGTYNFDGTYILTSGAAEASILGESEVTVTAEGNGDAMDVSRDLSSQTVAPGDTITVSLDVNNPDDRIIVDELVPSGLTLTDAGTGDTSEAGHLKWVEFDGSVASTTYTYDVQVPMSATDGTVYNFDGTYILTSGQTETTITGEMQATVEVEDEVSATRDIIPEPAEVGPCDEFNVSIEVMNDGVGSQVVETIPEGFEYVSSTLGVPNSIVDGNEVTFILDGETSFEYTVRASNEEGTHAFDGVVEDTEMNEYPVGGETTIDVVLPEGIAIQPGWNFMSVPSELNNSSVGYVLADVNYDALIYYNASAGTWDTVTDFEPLKGYWIKSAENCTQVIAEDMLEPEVPAVPATMTVYEGWNAIGYTDSMDILSAELVLGSIDESYTTVKGPYNPATMSYEQVGHNGETGVISGIHVGTDVYDMGPYEGHWVYVTEEATLSGF, via the coding sequence ATGATGAAAAATATGTTGAAAACAATAGGAATCGTAGCTCTATTGCTATTAGTGGCAATACCTTTGATATCCTCTGCTGCTGCAGAAAATGTCAGCAGGGACCTTTCATCACAGACGGTGGCACCTGGTGATACAATCACTGTGAGTCTTGATGTGAATGATCCCGATGATCGTATTATCATAGATGATATGGTTCCAGCGGGATGGTCCATTACAGATGCTGGTACCGGGGACATCTCAGAGACAGATCATATCAAATGGGTTGATTTCGGTGATGTAGCCAGTACAACCTACACCTATGATGTTCAGGTACCAATGAGTGCCAGTGGCACTTACAACTTTGATGGTAACTACATCCTTACCGGTGGCGTGGCTGAAGCATCCATTCTTGGAGAATCAGAGGTTACAGTCACTGCAGAAGGTAATGGAGACGCAATGGATGTCAGCAGGGACCTTTCTTCACAGACAGTGGCACCCGGTGACACAATCACCGTGAGCCTTGACGTGAACAACCCTGACGATCGTATCATCGTAGATGATATGGTTCCAGCGGGATGGTCCATCACAGATGCTGGTACGGGGGACATCTCAGAGACAGATCACATCAAATGGGTTGAATTTGATGGTAGTGTAGCCAGTACAACCTACACCTATGATGTTCAGGTACCAATGAGTGCCAGTGGCACTTACAACTTTGATGGTACCTACATCCTTACCAGCGGCGCAGCTGAAGCATCCATTCTTGGAGAATCAGAGGTTACAGTCACTGCAGAAGGTAATGGAGACGCAATGGATGTCAGCAGGGACCTTTCTTCACAGACAGTGGCACCCGGTGATACAATCACCGTGAGCCTTGACGTGAACAACCCTGATGATCGTATCATCGTGGATGAACTGGTGCCATCAGGCTTGACACTCACTGATGCCGGCACAGGAGATACTTCAGAAGCTGGCCACCTCAAATGGGTTGAATTTGATGGTAGTGTAGCCAGTACAACCTACACATATGATGTACAGGTACCAATGAGCGCTACTGATGGTACTGTCTACAATTTCGATGGTACTTATATCCTTACCAGCGGTCAAACGGAAACAACCATCACAGGTGAAATGCAGGCAACTGTAGAAGTAGAAGATGAGGTATCTGCAACCAGGGATATCATCCCCGAACCTGCAGAAGTCGGACCATGCGATGAGTTCAACGTCAGCATCGAAGTGATGAACGACGGTGTAGGTTCTCAGGTTGTTGAGACAATCCCTGAAGGATTCGAATATGTCAGTTCCACATTGGGTGTACCCAACAGTATTGTGGATGGAAATGAAGTAACGTTCATCCTTGACGGTGAAACAAGCTTCGAATACACTGTACGCGCCTCCAACGAGGAAGGCACACATGCCTTTGACGGTGTAGTAGAAGATACCGAGATGAATGAATATCCAGTTGGTGGGGAAACCACAATCGATGTGGTCCTTCCAGAAGGAATTGCAATCCAGCCAGGCTGGAACTTCATGTCAGTACCATCTGAACTGAACAACAGCAGTGTTGGCTATGTCCTTGCAGATGTCAACTATGATGCACTGATATACTACAATGCATCCGCAGGCACCTGGGACACTGTCACTGACTTCGAACCACTAAAGGGATACTGGATCAAGAGTGCCGAGAACTGCACTCAGGTCATTGCCGAAGACATGCTCGAACCTGAAGTTCCAGCAGTGCCCGCCACAATGACAGTCTACGAAGGCTGGAATGCTATTGGCTACACTGATTCAATGGACATACTGTCTGCTGAACTGGTACTCGGCTCGATCGATGAGTCCTACACAACCGTGAAGGGACCATACAACCCTGCCACAATGTCTTATGAGCAGGTTGGCCACAACGGTGAAACCGGAGTGATCTCTGGAATCCATGTAGGAACAGACGTCTACGACATG